The Mercurialis annua linkage group LG2, ddMerAnnu1.2, whole genome shotgun sequence genome contains a region encoding:
- the LOC126666941 gene encoding probable serine/threonine protein phosphatase 2A regulatory subunit B''delta, with translation MMDVEAGDNMASFDPELLQLPEVSPIALKANPAIADHLFSHWLSLPDTSRLVKCMIADLKTGASLNALGNSSTSAMLSNSLPSMFAGSSTPPLSPRSSSVSPRILKHRAGPSSLGSPLKKVSEPKREVIPQFFFKNGRQPSIEMIEQCMFDINQHFYGHPDGLPENEFKTITRGLCKLPSFFSRTLFKKIDSDSTGIVTRERFIDYWIKCNLLTMDLPTRIYNVLKQPDREYLTQDDFKPILRELLATHPGLEFLQSTVEFQDRYAETVTYRIFYYVNRVGTGHITLRELKLGDLIPAMHHVDDEEDINKVLRYFSYEHFYVIYCKFWELDTDHDFLIDKENLIRYGNHGLTYRIVDRIFSQVPRKFISKVEGKMSYEDFVYFILSEEDKSSEPGLEYWFNCIDIDGNGIITPNEMQFFYEEQLHRMECMAQEPVVFEDILCQLFDMIGPENDGYITLRDLKNSRLSGHVFNILFNLNKFIAFESRDPFLIRQERENPTWTEWDRFAHREYIRLSMEDDGEDVSNGSPDIWDESFEAPF, from the exons ATGATGGATGTAGAAGCAGGTGACAACATGGCCTCTTTTGACCCCGAACTTTTACAGTTACCGGAAGTGTCTCCGATCGCTCTCAAAGCTAATCCCGCCATCGCCGATCATCTTTTTTCTCACTGGCTCTCTCTCCCTGATACTTCCCGATTG GTGAAATGTATGATTGCTGATTTGAAGACCGGGGCATCTTTGAATGCCCTGGGAAACTCTAGCACCAGTGCTATGTTGAGCAATTCTTTGCCATCCATGTTTGCTGGTAGTAGCACGCCACCACTTTCACCGCGTAGCTCATCTGTTTCTCCTCGTATTCTGAAACACAGGGCCGGTCCCTCATCTTTAGGTTCTCCATTAAAAAAAGTTAGTGAACCAAAACGAGAAGTCATCCCTCAG tttttctttaaaaatggcCGTCAACCTTCAATTGAGATGATAGAACAATGCATGTTTGACATTAATCAGCACTTCTATGGTCACCCGGATGGGCTGCCAGAAAATG agtttaaaacaatcacAAGGGGCCTCTGCAAACTTCCGTCTTTTTTCTCCAGAACTCTGTTTAAAAAGATTGATTCTGATAGCACTGGCATTGTGACAAG GGAGCGGTTTATTGATTATTGGATCAAATGCAACTTGTTAACCATGGATCTTCCAACCAGAATATATAATGTTCTAAAGCAACCAGATCGTGAATACCTTACTCAG GATGATTTCAAACCGATTTTACGAGAACTTTTGGCAACACATCCAGGGTTGGAATTTTTGCAGAGCACAGTAGAGTTTCAAGATAGATATG CCGAGACAGTGACGTACAGAATATTTTACTATGTTAATAGAGTGGGAACTGGCCACATTACTCTCAGGGAGTTGAAACTTGGGGATCTAATTCCTGCAATGCACCATGTAGATGACGAGGAAGACATTAATAAAGTCTTAAG GTACTTTTCTTATGAGCATTTCTACGTAATCTACTGCAAATTTTGGGAGCTTGACACCGACCATGATTTCCTAATTGACAAAGAAAACCTTATTAGATATGGTAACCATGGTCTTACCTACCGGATTGTCGATAGAATTTTTTCTCAG GTACCAAGGAAATTTATTAGCAAGGTTGAAGGAAAGATGAGTTATGAAGATTTTGTTTACTTTATACTGTCAGAGGAGGATAAGTCTTCTGAACCTGGGCTAGAGTACTG GTTCAATTGCATTGATATAGATGGAAATGGAATTATCACACCAAATGAAATGCAGTTCTTTTATGAAGAGCAATTGCATCGGATGGAATGCATGGCCCAAGAGCCGGTGGTCTTTGAGGATATATTGTGCCAGCTTTTTGATATGATTGGACCAGAG AATGATGGCTACATTACACTACGTGACTTGAAAAATTCCAGGCTCTCTGGACATGTTTTCAACATTCTTTTCAATCTCAATAAATTCATTGCTTTCGAAAGTCGCGACCCTTTCCTCATTCGACAG GAACGTGAAAATCCAACATGGACAGAGTGGGATCGTTTTGCACATCGTGAATACATAAGGCTTTCCATGGAAGATGATGGTGAGGATGTTTCAAATGGCAGTCCAGATATATGGGATGAATCTTTTGAGGCACCCTTTTGA
- the LOC126669388 gene encoding casein kinase 1-like protein 10 gives MSIMDVLVGGKFKLGRKIGSGSFGELFLGINVQSGEEVAIKLESAKTKHPQLHYESKVYVLLQGGTGIPHLKWSGVEGEYNVMAIDLLGPSLEDLFNYCNRRFSLKTVLMLADQLINRVEFMHTRGFLHRDIKPDNFLMGLGRKANQVYIIDYGLAKKYKDLQTHKHIPYRENKNLTGTARYASVNTHLGVEQSRRDDLESLGYVLMYCLRGSLPWQGLRAGTKKQKYDKISEKKMLTPVEFLCKNYSSEFTSYFHYCRSLRFEDTPDYSYLKRLFRDLFIREGYQFDYVFDWTILKYPQISASSRAKPITKPVVNPGPAERTERPSVGQEIRDRFSGAVEAFARKNGSGHALQADHSRHRSSGGAPSSKDVHLDSDRPQSSSRNGSTSKRAVISSIRPSSSGEPIESRSSRLLSSSGRLSTTYRVQPGFESKSSSFTRSAATRGGRDDAMRSFEFLSISTGKKK, from the exons ATGTCAATCATGGATGTTCTGGTTGGGGGCAagtttaagttggggagaaagATTGGTAGTGGCTCCTTTGGTGAACTTTTTTTGG GGATCAATGTACAGAGTGGAGAAGAAGTGGCTATCAAGTTG GAATCTGCAAAAACTAAGCACCCCCAGCTTCATTACGAGTCCAAGGTTTATGTGCTTCTTCAAGGAGGAA CCGGTATTCCCCATCTTAAATGGTCTGGAGTTGAGGGTGAATACAATGTTATGGCCATTGATCTTCTTGGACCGAGCCTGGAAGACCTGTTTAATTACTGCAATCGTAGGTTTTCGTTGAAAACAGTTTTGATGCTTGCAGATCAATTG ATAAATAGAGTTGAGTTTATGCACACGCGGGGTTTTCTTCATCGTGATATAAAGCCTGACAACTTCTTAATGGGGTTAGGGAGAAAAGCAAATCAG GTATACATCATTGATTATGGCCTTGCAAAAAAGTACAAGGACCTCCAAACGCACAAGCATATACCATACAG GGAAAACAAAAATCTCACGGGTACAGCTCGTTATGCAAGTGTTAATACACATCTTGGAGTTG AGCAAAGCAGGAGGGATGATCTAGAATCTCTTGGTTATGTGCTTATGTATTGTCTGAGGGGAAG CCTTCCCTGGCAAGGGCTGAGAGCAGGTACCAAAAAGCAGAAATATGACAAGATCAGTGAAAAGAAGATGCTTACTCCTGTAGAG TTTCTTTGCAAAAACTACTCTTCAGAATTTACTTCGTACTTCCATTATTGCCGATCATTGAGGTTTGAAGATACGCCAGACTATTCATATCTGAAGAGGCTCTTCCGTGACTTATTTATTCGAGAAG GATATCAGTTTGACTATGTCTTTGACTGGACTATATTGAAGTACCCACAGATTAGCGCCAGCTCTAGAGCAAAG CCAATTACCAAACCAGTTGTCAATCCGGGTCCAGCGGAAAGAACCGAACGACCTTCAG TGGGCCAAGAGATCCGAGATAGATTCTCTGGTGCAGTCGAAGCATTTGCTAGAAAGAATGGATCTGGGCATGCATTGCAGGCAGATCACTCTCGCCACAGGTCTTCAGGTGGTGCCCCATCATCTAAGGATGTG CATCTTGATTCTGATCGGCCTCAGTCATCATCTCGAAATGGCAGTACTTCAAAGAGGGCCGTCATATCAAGCATTCGGCCAAGCTCGTCTGGGGAGCCTATTGAGAGTCGATCAAGTCGGCTGCTTTCAAGCAGCGGTAGGTTATCCACAACCTATAGAGTGCAACCTGGATTTGAGTCCAAATCATCTTCTTTTACGCGTTCTGCTGCAACAAGAGGTGGTCGGGATGATGCAATGAGGAGCTTTGAGTTTCTATCCATCAGCACGGGAAAAAAGAAATAA